The DNA sequence TCTCTGAACCTGGCCTGAATGAAATGAACTAGGCTGGTTTGACCCCTTATTGTCAGGAGACCCGATCATGCGCCTGCTTCTAACCCTCGCCCTCCTTGTCTTCAGCGGCCTCAGCCAGGCGGCGATCAAGACCGAGGAAATTCCCTACCAGAGCGCCGACGGCACGAAGCTGATCGGTTACTACGCCTACGACGATGCGATCAAGGGCCCGCGCCCCGGCGTGGTGGTGGTGCATGAATGGTGGGGACTGAACGACTACGCCAAGCGCCGCGCCCGGGACCTTGCCGGGCTCGGCTACAGCGCGCTGGCCATCGACATGTACGGTGAAGGCAAGAACACCGAGCACCCGAAAGACGCGATGGCCTTCATGCAGGCGGCCACGCAGAACGCCGATGCGGCCAGCAAGCGCTTTCAGGCCGGCCTTGATCTGTTGAAGAAACAGCCGCAGACCGACAAGGATAAAATCGCCGCCATCGGTTACTGCTTCGGCGGTGGCGTGGTGCTGAATGCCGCGCGTCAGGGTGTGCCGCTGGCCGGCGTGGTGAGTTTCCACGGTGCGCTGGCCACCAAGACTCCGGCGACGCCGGGCAGCGTGAAGGCGAAAATCCTCGTCGAACACGGCGCGCTGGACAGCATGGTCACCCCGGACAACGTCGCGGCGTTCAAGTCGGAAATGGACAAGGCCGGTGCCGACTATCAATTTGTCAGCCTCGACGGCGCCAAGCACGGTTTCAGCAATCCCGACGCGGATCGCCTGAGCCACGGCGATCACGGTGGCCCGGATATCGGCTACAACAAGGCCGCC is a window from the Pseudomonas gozinkensis genome containing:
- a CDS encoding dienelactone hydrolase family protein; this encodes MRLLLTLALLVFSGLSQAAIKTEEIPYQSADGTKLIGYYAYDDAIKGPRPGVVVVHEWWGLNDYAKRRARDLAGLGYSALAIDMYGEGKNTEHPKDAMAFMQAATQNADAASKRFQAGLDLLKKQPQTDKDKIAAIGYCFGGGVVLNAARQGVPLAGVVSFHGALATKTPATPGSVKAKILVEHGALDSMVTPDNVAAFKSEMDKAGADYQFVSLDGAKHGFSNPDADRLSHGDHGGPDIGYNKAADEKSWADMQAFFKKIFG